The DNA segment CCGAACTCAACGATGCCGTCGAGGCGCCGGTGCGCCTGGGCGAACGGGTCGGCAAGCTGGTGATCACGCGCTACGGGCGGCAACTGGCGGAGTTCCCGCTGGTTGCCGGCGCGTCGGTCGAGCGGGCGCCGTCGCTGCTGGTGCGCGTCGCTACCGCCGCCGCCTGGTTCCTGTGCGGCGGACTCTTACCCATCGGCGTGTTCACGTTGCTCCGGGTCCGGCAACTGCGCCGCAAGGCAAAGCTGCGCGCCCGGCGCCAGCGCCTGGCCGCCGCGGTGCCGGTCCCGGCGCCGCGCCTGGTCAAGGCCGCGTCCGTCGCCAGCCAGGTGGTTCGCTAGCACCGCCGGGCTGCCAGCCGGGTACATGGAGCGGGACATGGCCAGCTCCGAGACCGGCACCCGCCAGCTGCGCGGCCCCGACGCGCCGCGGGTCGGCGACGAGGTCGTCGTGCTCGTGGGTGCGCACGAAGTGATCGGCAGGGTCTCGCGCGTGACGCCGCATGGCGTCGAGGTCTCCTTCGAACTGCCCCTGGAGGCCGGCGCACTGGGAACCCCGGTCGCGCACGCGACTTGGCGCAGCGGGCGCGAGAGCCTCTTCGGTCTGGCCGACGCCTCCGTGGTGGCGAAGGTCTCCGTCCTGGTGGACGCCGGCGCCTCCGCGCCGGAGCAACGCGCCTACGTACGGCTCGATCGGCGCCTCGCCGTGGACGTGGCCCTGCCTGGCGCCGCGCGGGAGCTCGCGACGGGGTCCACGCAGGATCTCTCCACCGACGGCGCGAAGCTGAAGTTGAACCGCGGGCTCAAGAAGGGCGAACGCGTGGCGGTGACCCTTCACCTGGACGAAGGGGCCCTGACGACCGACGCCGAGGTGCTCCGGCACCGGGCGCTCAAGGAGGGCGGACACGAAGTCGCGGTGAAGTTCGACATGGCGCCCGGCGATGCGCGCTCCCGCCTCGTCCGGTACGTCTTTGCCCGGATGCGGCCCGGTCTCAAGCGCTAACTTCGCTCCTGGACGGTCTCTTCGGAGATCGACAACCTGACCACTCGCGTGGAGCGGCGGAGTTGCACCGCGACCGCAATCCGCGGGTCGAGGTAGTGCGCCAGCAGCGGGGGCCGTTCCGAGCGAATGCCGGCATCGGTCGCACCGCCGCTGGAAACGCCCACGACCGCGAGATCCTCCACGGCGTAGGTGATGCAAGGAATGCGCGCGGCCCCGGCGCGCGCGATCGCGAACGCCCGGTGATGGCCGTTGATCAGCACCAGGCGATCTCCAAGGTGGCCGACCTGGATCAGGTTGAGGCCGGGCTGCCAGTGGAGGCCGACATGCGGCAACGGAGTCTCGGGCGACGCCTCGGCCGTGAAGTACGCGCCCAGGAGCGCGTAGGCGGCACGGACCTCCACCGCCCGGGAGTCCTCAAGGAGGTGGAATCCGACCGGCGCGACGTTGCTTTCTGGAGCGGCCAGCCCTCCGCCGGCACCCAGGCGGGAGGCCCAGTATTCTACCTGGTCGAGGTCGAGGCTGGGGTGCACCGCCACCAGGGCCGAGACCGGCGCCGAGCAAAATGCCGCGTCGGGGTGCTGCCTCCTGAGGGCGCTCACGCCGGGCCGATCCTCGAGCGCGCGCGGATCTCCCCAGGCGGGGTCCCAGTCCTCGGCTTGTGCTGGCTCGTGGGCCGGCCAGGCCGCGAGCGCCGCCCGGGACTCCCGCCAGCGCTGCCGCAGCGCGTCGATCGGGTTGCCCCGATCTTCAGGTACGGCGTAGGTCGCGAGGAAGCCGAAGAACTCGGCCTCGCTCATCACGCCCGCCAGCACCCGCGAAGGGTAGGAGGTCGCAGCGGTCATGCGCATCATCGTAAGTCCGGAACCGAGGTTTCGTTAAGCGCCCGTTCGAGAATTGTTGCGGCAGTTCGACCTTCCGGTGACTGCGGCGTGACACTTGGCGCAACATAAGCAGGTTTCGAGCGTATTGAGGTATATTCGACAACAGGTGCCTTCCAATGGACTGGAACGGAGAAGCATAGGGAAATGCGGATCGACAGCGCGACATTCAGCGTTCTGCAAGAGCAGCTGCTGAGCCTCGCCCAGGCGCTCGGCGCCGGCGGCAGCGGCTCGGCCGGCTCGGCCGCGACGTCGACGTCCGCCCCCGTGCAGCCGACCGCCAGCTCCAGCGCGCTCGCCCAGCTAGGCGACCAGGGCGCGGCCCTCCAGCAGGCCGTCAACGCACTGCAGACGGCGCTCACGAATTTCGGTGGCCCCGCGTCTCCCAACGGACCCCAGCAGGGCGACCTGGTGTTCGACAACCCTCACGGCAACAAGCACGGGTACATCAACGGGCTGCCACGGGGGCGGTTCCAGCACGTCGCGAGCGGGGGCTTCGGCCTGGTGGGCGGCCCGGCTCCGGCGGCGGGCGCGGCGGCTCCGGGCAGCGTCGGCGGCGCCGCCCCGACCACGAGCGCTTCGGCGCTGGGCTCGGTCGGGGGCGCCGCGGCCACGGCCAGCGCCTCGGCCCTCGGCAGCGTGGGTGGCGCGGCCGCTTCGGCCAGCGCGTCGGCTCCGGGTCCGGTGGGCGGCCCGGCTCCGACGACGCCGCCCGTGCCGTTGCCCCCGACCGCCAGCGTGGTCGTGGTGGCCCCGGGGCCGGCCTTGACCCCGGTGGGCGGCACGGCCGGCAACCCGACGACGTCCAGCACGGTCGTCGTGGCGCCCGGCCCCAACCTCACGCCGGTGGGCGCCAATCCGACGATCGTCCCGGGGACGAACCTGTTCGACGTCGGCGGCCCCGTGGCGCCGGTTTCGGGCGGCGGCTTGTCGGCGGTCGGCGGCGGCACCCAGGGTGCGGTGCCCGGCCCCGGCCTGGGCTCGGTCGGCGGCCAGATCCAGATTTCCTCGGCGACCAATCTGTTCGCGGTGGGCGGTGGCACGGCCGGCGCGGTGCCCGGCCCGACTCTCGGCGGCGTGGGCGGCGGCGTGCAAATCGTCCCGGGCGGCTCGCTTGGCGCCATCGGCGGCCAGGCGCCCAGCACCTCGGCCACCAACCTTTT comes from the Candidatus Tanganyikabacteria bacterium genome and includes:
- a CDS encoding PilZ domain-containing protein, producing MASSETGTRQLRGPDAPRVGDEVVVLVGAHEVIGRVSRVTPHGVEVSFELPLEAGALGTPVAHATWRSGRESLFGLADASVVAKVSVLVDAGASAPEQRAYVRLDRRLAVDVALPGAARELATGSTQDLSTDGAKLKLNRGLKKGERVAVTLHLDEGALTTDAEVLRHRALKEGGHEVAVKFDMAPGDARSRLVRYVFARMRPGLKR